One window from the genome of Variovorax sp. PAMC26660 encodes:
- the otsA gene encoding alpha,alpha-trehalose-phosphate synthase (UDP-forming) has translation MSRLVVISNRVADPRKPAAGGLAVALGESLQQSGGLWFGWSGQIVEGGPTGEGELHKQQAGKVTLATIDLSREDHDSYYLGYSNDVLWPVFHNRLDLAHFDAGFIGGYRRVNQLFARKLLPLLKDDDVIWIHDYHLMPLAAELRAMGCRQRIGFFLHIPLPPQIIIAAIPQHEWLMRSLFSYDLIGFQAQQDVQHFEHYVRNEAHGEYLGNDMYRAYGQTVRCGAFPIGIDVDEFAALTHAKESRDMYETMKREYSSRRLLLGIDRLDYSKGIPQRVRAFRELLANYPENRRSATLIQIASPTRETVDAYGDIRRELESLCGAINGDYGELDWMPVRYIHRMVARKRVPGLCRAAAVGLVTPLRDGMNLVAKEYIAAQDPADPGVLVLSRFAGAAEQLKEALLVNPYDTHGTAETVQQALQMPLEERRERHQKLLSRIREQDIHWWRRSFLDALREAASER, from the coding sequence ATGAGTCGGCTCGTCGTCATTTCCAACCGCGTGGCCGATCCACGCAAGCCAGCGGCCGGCGGCCTGGCCGTCGCGCTCGGCGAAAGCCTGCAGCAAAGCGGCGGCCTGTGGTTCGGCTGGAGCGGCCAGATCGTCGAAGGCGGTCCCACGGGCGAAGGCGAGCTGCACAAGCAGCAGGCCGGCAAGGTCACCCTGGCCACCATCGATCTGAGCCGCGAGGACCACGACAGCTACTACCTGGGCTACAGCAACGACGTGCTGTGGCCGGTGTTCCACAACCGCCTGGACCTCGCGCATTTCGATGCCGGCTTCATCGGTGGCTACCGTCGCGTGAACCAGTTGTTCGCGCGCAAGCTGCTGCCGCTGCTGAAGGACGACGACGTCATCTGGATCCACGACTACCACCTGATGCCGCTGGCCGCAGAGCTGCGCGCCATGGGCTGCAGGCAGCGCATCGGCTTCTTCCTGCACATTCCGCTGCCGCCCCAGATCATCATCGCGGCCATTCCGCAGCATGAATGGCTGATGCGCTCGCTGTTCTCGTACGACCTGATCGGCTTCCAGGCGCAGCAGGACGTGCAGCACTTCGAGCACTACGTGCGCAACGAGGCCCACGGCGAGTACCTGGGCAACGACATGTACCGCGCCTACGGGCAGACGGTGCGCTGCGGCGCCTTCCCGATCGGCATCGACGTGGACGAGTTCGCCGCGCTCACGCATGCGAAAGAGTCGCGCGACATGTACGAGACCATGAAGCGCGAGTATTCGAGCCGCCGGCTGCTGCTGGGCATCGACCGGCTCGACTATTCCAAGGGCATCCCGCAGCGCGTGCGGGCATTCCGCGAACTGCTGGCCAACTACCCCGAGAACCGGCGCAGCGCCACGCTGATCCAGATCGCCTCGCCCACGCGCGAGACGGTGGACGCGTATGGCGACATCCGGCGCGAACTCGAATCGCTGTGCGGCGCCATCAACGGCGACTACGGCGAACTCGACTGGATGCCGGTGCGCTACATCCACCGCATGGTGGCGCGCAAGCGCGTGCCGGGGCTGTGCCGCGCGGCGGCCGTGGGGCTGGTGACGCCGCTGCGTGACGGCATGAACCTGGTGGCCAAGGAATACATCGCGGCGCAGGACCCGGCTGACCCCGGGGTGCTGGTGTTGTCGCGCTTTGCCGGCGCGGCGGAGCAACTGAAAGAAGCGCTGCTGGTCAACCCGTACGACACGCACGGCACTGCGGAGACCGTGCAGCAGGCGCTGCAGATGCCGCTGGAAGAGCGGCGTGAAAGGCACCAGAAGTTGCTGTCGCGCATTCGCGAGCAGGACATTCATTGGTGGCGGCGCAGCTTCCTCGATGCGCTGCGCGAGGCTGCTAGCGAACGCTGA
- a CDS encoding glycoside hydrolase family 15 protein, whose protein sequence is MSEQQLPKPPEDRAGEALAGAAGPDDHAPVDTKAAAAPGPRGFAPPAEPSLNVGVIGNCAYSALIDARGRAVWCCLPRFDGDPVFNALLHPGEGAGAWSIDIEDFAEAKQWYEPNTAVLRTQLFDSAGQGIEITDFAPRFHSRSRYFRPLMMVRRVRPIAGAPRIRVSLDPRFQWGASEPVEVTRGSNHIRYVGPDLTLRLNTDASISHILARQPFVISREYNFMFGVDETLLDGIADTARRFEQETIAYWRTWSKRLAIPFEYQDAVIRAAITLKLSLYEDTGAIVAAMTTSIPEAPGSQRNWDYRYCWLRDAFFVVRALNSLSEVGTMEDYLRWLGNVVIGSHGEHIQPLYGIGLERELPESFIEGLDGYRGMGPVRVGNQAQEHFQHDVYGNIVLGAAQAFHDHRLLSRAGVAEFPHLEAVGEQAVRVYGTPDAGMWELRTRARVHTSSALMSWAACDRLSKIARTLELPDRAAYWHGHASRMKEEILAKSWCEERQAFAESFGGHELDASILLMVEVGLIDARDPRFISTVDAMEKSLCDGPYMRRYEAADDFGKPETAFNICTFWRIDALAKIGRKAESRQIFETMLAARNPLGLLSEDTHPVTGEMWGNFPQTYSMVGIINAAVRLSAPWDSCI, encoded by the coding sequence ATGAGCGAACAACAACTGCCGAAGCCCCCCGAAGACCGTGCCGGCGAAGCTCTGGCCGGCGCGGCCGGCCCCGACGACCACGCACCGGTCGACACGAAGGCCGCAGCAGCCCCCGGACCGCGCGGCTTTGCGCCGCCGGCCGAGCCGTCGCTCAACGTCGGCGTGATCGGCAACTGCGCCTACAGCGCGCTGATCGATGCGCGCGGCCGCGCGGTCTGGTGCTGCCTGCCGCGCTTCGACGGCGATCCGGTGTTCAACGCCCTGCTGCATCCCGGTGAAGGTGCCGGTGCATGGAGCATCGACATCGAGGACTTCGCAGAAGCCAAGCAGTGGTACGAGCCGAATACGGCCGTGCTGCGCACCCAGTTGTTCGACAGCGCCGGCCAGGGCATCGAGATCACCGACTTCGCGCCGCGCTTTCACAGCCGCTCGCGCTACTTTCGGCCGTTGATGATGGTGCGCCGCGTGCGGCCGATTGCCGGTGCGCCGCGCATCCGCGTGTCGCTCGACCCGCGCTTCCAGTGGGGTGCGTCCGAGCCGGTGGAGGTCACGCGCGGCAGCAACCACATCCGCTATGTCGGGCCCGACCTGACGCTGCGCCTGAACACCGACGCGTCGATCTCGCACATCCTCGCGCGCCAGCCCTTCGTGATCTCGCGCGAGTACAACTTCATGTTCGGCGTGGACGAAACGCTGCTCGACGGCATCGCCGACACGGCGCGCCGCTTCGAGCAGGAGACCATCGCCTACTGGCGCACCTGGAGCAAGCGGCTCGCCATTCCCTTCGAGTACCAGGACGCGGTGATCCGCGCGGCCATCACGCTCAAGCTCTCGCTGTACGAAGACACGGGCGCCATCGTGGCCGCCATGACCACCAGCATCCCCGAGGCGCCGGGCAGCCAGCGCAACTGGGACTACCGCTACTGCTGGCTGCGCGACGCCTTCTTCGTGGTGCGCGCGCTCAATTCGCTGAGCGAAGTGGGCACCATGGAAGACTATCTGCGCTGGCTAGGCAACGTGGTGATCGGCTCGCACGGCGAGCACATCCAGCCGCTGTACGGCATCGGGCTGGAGCGCGAGCTGCCCGAGTCCTTCATCGAGGGGCTCGACGGCTACCGGGGCATGGGCCCGGTGCGCGTGGGCAATCAGGCGCAAGAGCACTTCCAGCACGACGTGTACGGCAACATCGTGCTCGGTGCGGCGCAGGCCTTTCATGACCACCGGCTGCTGAGCCGCGCGGGCGTGGCGGAGTTCCCGCACCTCGAAGCGGTGGGTGAACAGGCGGTGCGCGTCTACGGCACGCCCGACGCCGGCATGTGGGAGCTGCGCACGCGCGCACGCGTGCACACCAGTTCGGCCCTGATGAGTTGGGCCGCCTGCGACCGGCTCTCGAAGATCGCACGCACGCTGGAATTGCCCGATCGCGCCGCCTACTGGCACGGCCATGCCTCTCGCATGAAGGAAGAAATCCTTGCCAAGTCGTGGTGCGAAGAACGCCAGGCCTTCGCCGAGAGCTTCGGTGGCCATGAGCTGGACGCGAGCATCCTGCTGATGGTCGAGGTCGGCCTGATCGATGCGCGCGACCCGCGCTTCATCTCCACCGTCGACGCGATGGAAAAGTCGCTCTGCGACGGGCCGTACATGCGCCGCTACGAGGCGGCCGACGACTTCGGAAAACCCGAGACCGCCTTCAACATCTGCACCTTCTGGCGCATCGACGCGCTTGCCAAGATCGGCCGCAAGGCCGAGTCACGCCAGATCTTCGAGACCATGCTGGCGGCGCGCAATCCGCTGGGCCTGCTGTCGGAAGACACGCATCCGGTCACGGGCGAGATGTGGGGCAACTTTCCGCAGACCTATTCGATGGTCGGCATCATCAATGCGGCCGTGCGCCTGTCCGCGCCCTGGGATTCGTGCATATGA
- a CDS encoding 5-formyltetrahydrofolate cyclo-ligase has protein sequence MDKSKGADTSATASFLKDQLRKALIEQRLAMPDRLTRADLLQRVMRIWLVNRPDTVIGAYWPIKGEFDPLPALHRWKEDGELIDEPQRRRIGLPVINKVHKTLTFHAWYPGCQMEEDAYGIPKPKDTELIVPTLLFVPCVGYSAGGYRLGYGGGFYDRTLAALEPRPVTVGLGFTNGFLDDFEPEAHDLPLDAILNDNGVVWPTS, from the coding sequence ATGGACAAGTCAAAGGGTGCCGACACTTCGGCGACGGCGAGTTTTCTGAAGGATCAGTTGCGCAAGGCATTGATCGAACAACGCCTGGCCATGCCGGACCGGCTGACACGCGCCGACCTGCTGCAGCGTGTGATGCGGATCTGGCTGGTCAACCGGCCCGACACCGTGATCGGCGCCTACTGGCCGATCAAGGGCGAGTTCGATCCGTTGCCCGCCCTGCATCGCTGGAAGGAAGACGGCGAGCTCATCGACGAACCGCAGCGCCGTCGCATCGGACTGCCGGTGATCAACAAAGTTCACAAGACCCTGACTTTCCATGCCTGGTATCCGGGCTGCCAGATGGAAGAAGACGCCTACGGCATTCCCAAGCCCAAGGACACCGAGCTGATCGTGCCGACCCTGCTGTTCGTGCCCTGCGTGGGCTACAGCGCGGGCGGTTACCGGTTGGGCTACGGCGGCGGCTTCTACGACCGCACGCTGGCGGCGCTGGAGCCCCGGCCGGTCACGGTGGGGCTGGGCTTCACCAACGGCTTCCTCGACGATTTCGAGCCCGAAGCGCACGACCTGCCCCTGGACGCCATCCTCAACGACAACGGCGTGGTCTGGCCCACGAGCTGA
- the otsB gene encoding trehalose-phosphatase, which translates to MPKSSSGNAQLPPPLGRDTALFLDFDGTLVGLAPTPEAIEIPPALVPLLSDLRDLLGGALAVVSGRQIDSIDRFLAPLRLPAAGEHGVQRRNAEGHMQEQGAPDLLPILDIANELARVHEGLLVERKHAAIALHYRLAPQLEAVCRDAMSRAIQGHPALELMHGKFVFEVKPAGINKGIAIDAFMTEAPFMGRTPVFAGDDTTDESGFAVVQPRGGIAIKVGTGPSLALHRLESPRAVYEWLVQARDLLAAPHTPTTEESPRSPE; encoded by the coding sequence ATGCCAAAGTCCTCTTCCGGCAACGCTCAGTTGCCTCCTCCGCTGGGCCGGGACACCGCCCTTTTCCTCGACTTCGACGGCACGCTGGTCGGGCTCGCGCCCACCCCCGAGGCCATCGAAATTCCGCCCGCCCTCGTTCCCCTGCTCAGTGATTTGCGCGACCTGCTCGGCGGCGCACTGGCCGTGGTGTCCGGCCGACAGATCGATTCGATCGACCGCTTCCTCGCACCGCTGCGGCTGCCCGCTGCCGGCGAGCATGGCGTGCAACGCCGCAATGCCGAAGGCCACATGCAGGAGCAGGGTGCGCCCGACCTGTTGCCCATCCTCGACATCGCCAACGAACTGGCGCGTGTGCACGAAGGCCTGCTGGTGGAGCGCAAGCACGCCGCCATCGCGCTGCACTACCGGCTCGCGCCGCAGCTCGAAGCCGTGTGCCGCGACGCCATGTCGCGCGCCATCCAGGGCCATCCGGCGCTCGAGCTCATGCACGGCAAGTTCGTGTTCGAGGTCAAGCCCGCGGGCATCAACAAGGGCATTGCCATCGATGCCTTCATGACCGAAGCGCCCTTCATGGGCCGCACGCCGGTTTTCGCGGGCGACGACACCACCGACGAGAGCGGCTTCGCGGTCGTGCAGCCGCGCGGCGGCATCGCCATCAAGGTCGGCACCGGGCCCAGCTTGGCGCTGCACCGCCTGGAATCACCGCGCGCCGTCTACGAATGGCTGGTGCAGGCACGCGACCTGCTGGCTGCACCCCACACCCCGACCACAGAAGAATCCCCGAGGAGCCCTGAATGA
- a CDS encoding OmpW/AlkL family protein, translating into MKKTMFALAALGALASGSAFAQQAGDLVIGAGWFHLSPQDSSKPLTVTAPVQSVLPGSGASVSDSDTLGLNATYFLDSHWAVEGVFGVPPKFKLNGTGTLGRVGQLGEARQWSPTILGKYFFNEGNDAFRPFVGLGATYVWYSNVNLTSNLQGALASQFHQSPYSVNTTAKLDSSFAPVLNAGVAYQFDKHWGISFSVSYIPLKTKAKLTTTSITGLPVANSEASLKLNPIVTYVAATYRF; encoded by the coding sequence ATGAAGAAAACAATGTTTGCGCTGGCGGCTCTGGGTGCCTTGGCGTCCGGCAGCGCGTTTGCGCAACAGGCCGGCGACCTGGTGATCGGCGCGGGCTGGTTTCATCTGTCGCCACAGGATTCGAGCAAGCCGCTGACCGTGACCGCGCCGGTGCAGAGCGTGCTGCCCGGTTCGGGCGCCAGCGTGAGCGATTCCGACACCCTGGGCCTCAATGCCACCTATTTCCTGGACAGCCATTGGGCGGTGGAAGGCGTGTTCGGCGTTCCCCCCAAATTCAAGCTGAACGGCACCGGCACGCTGGGCCGTGTGGGCCAGCTCGGCGAGGCCCGCCAGTGGAGCCCGACCATTCTGGGCAAGTACTTCTTCAATGAAGGCAACGACGCTTTCCGTCCGTTCGTAGGCCTGGGCGCCACTTACGTCTGGTACAGCAACGTGAACCTGACCTCGAACCTGCAAGGCGCGCTGGCCAGCCAGTTCCACCAGTCGCCGTACTCGGTCAACACCACGGCCAAGCTCGACAGCTCGTTCGCGCCCGTGCTCAATGCCGGTGTGGCCTACCAGTTCGACAAGCACTGGGGCATCTCGTTCTCGGTGTCCTACATCCCGCTGAAGACCAAGGCCAAGCTGACGACGACCTCGATCACCGGCCTGCCGGTGGCCAACAGCGAAGCCAGCCTGAAGCTGAACCCGATCGTCACCTACGTGGCGGCGACGTACCGATTCTGA
- a CDS encoding glutathione S-transferase family protein → MRKLYIGNKNYSSWSMRPWVLMKQAGIVFEEVMVRFDSFEAASKFKSTIGPINPVAKVPVLVDGDLVVWDTLAIAEYLAETFPDKQLWPTKAADRARARSVCAEMHSGFGGLRGNCGMNIEASLPEVGAKLLREQPEVGRDLERIVQMWSGLLDAHGGPMLFGEFGIADAYFAPIGTRIKTYGLPVPAAIMAYIERVQALPGVKAWIDEALAEKDFLQFEEPYRQSR, encoded by the coding sequence ATGCGCAAGCTCTATATCGGCAACAAGAATTACTCGTCGTGGTCCATGCGCCCCTGGGTGCTCATGAAGCAGGCCGGCATCGTCTTCGAGGAGGTGATGGTGCGCTTCGACTCCTTCGAGGCGGCATCCAAATTCAAGAGCACCATCGGCCCGATCAACCCAGTGGCCAAGGTGCCTGTGCTGGTGGACGGCGACCTGGTGGTCTGGGACACGCTCGCCATTGCCGAGTACCTGGCCGAGACCTTCCCCGACAAGCAGCTGTGGCCCACGAAGGCAGCCGATCGCGCCCGCGCACGCAGCGTCTGCGCCGAGATGCATTCGGGCTTCGGCGGCCTGCGCGGCAATTGCGGCATGAACATCGAGGCTTCGCTGCCCGAGGTCGGCGCGAAGCTGCTGCGCGAGCAGCCCGAAGTGGGCCGCGACCTGGAACGCATCGTGCAGATGTGGAGCGGCCTGCTCGATGCGCACGGCGGCCCGATGCTGTTCGGCGAGTTCGGCATTGCCGATGCCTACTTCGCGCCCATCGGCACGCGCATCAAGACTTACGGATTGCCGGTGCCGGCCGCCATCATGGCCTACATCGAGCGTGTGCAGGCGCTGCCGGGCGTCAAGGCCTGGATCGACGAAGCACTGGCGGAGAAAGACTTCCTGCAGTTCGAAGAGCCTTACCGACAGTCGCGCTAA
- a CDS encoding multifunctional CCA addition/repair protein, with translation MKILLVGGAVRDRLLGRPVSDHDWLVVGATPEEMVARGYLPVGRDFPVFLHPETREEYALARTERKSAPGYRGFTVHASPDVTLEEDLARRDLTVNAIALPAELVGADGQFEPDPEKLADPFHGQRDLRDKVLRHVTDAFREDPVRILRVARFAARFDDFTVAPDTMALMREMVEAGEADALVPERVWQELSRGLMETRPSRMFEVLRECGALAVLLPEVEVSAQRMRIVDTAARLQASLAVRFACLVHDLGDENQSVALLQKVCDRWRVPVDIRELAEVVAREHGHIHHSAELDAPQLVRLLERCDAFRKPARFAEALLACECIARGRPGFKDAPYPPRARLLAVLKTAAAVATDVVARQAQQAGAAGPQIGEAIHRARVEAVAASLA, from the coding sequence ATGAAAATCCTTCTCGTCGGCGGCGCCGTCCGCGACCGGCTGCTCGGGCGCCCCGTGTCCGACCACGACTGGCTGGTCGTCGGCGCCACGCCCGAAGAAATGGTGGCCCGGGGCTACCTGCCCGTGGGCCGCGACTTCCCGGTGTTCCTGCACCCCGAGACGCGCGAGGAATACGCGCTGGCCCGCACCGAGCGCAAGAGCGCGCCCGGCTATCGCGGCTTCACCGTGCATGCCTCCCCCGACGTCACGCTCGAAGAAGACCTTGCCCGCCGCGACCTGACCGTCAATGCCATCGCACTGCCGGCCGAGCTGGTGGGCGCCGACGGCCAATTCGAACCTGACCCCGAAAAACTGGCCGATCCCTTCCACGGCCAGCGCGATCTGCGCGACAAGGTGCTGCGCCACGTGACCGACGCCTTCCGCGAAGACCCGGTGCGCATCCTGCGCGTGGCGCGCTTCGCCGCGCGCTTCGACGACTTCACGGTCGCGCCCGACACGATGGCGCTGATGCGCGAGATGGTCGAGGCCGGCGAAGCCGATGCGCTGGTGCCCGAGCGCGTCTGGCAGGAGCTGTCGCGCGGCCTGATGGAAACACGTCCGTCGCGCATGTTCGAGGTGCTGCGCGAATGCGGTGCGCTGGCCGTGCTGCTGCCGGAAGTCGAGGTGAGCGCGCAACGCATGCGAATCGTCGACACGGCTGCCCGGCTGCAGGCGTCGCTGGCGGTGCGCTTTGCGTGCCTGGTGCATGACCTTGGCGACGAGAACCAGAGCGTCGCGCTGCTGCAGAAGGTCTGCGACCGCTGGCGCGTGCCGGTGGACATTCGCGAACTCGCCGAAGTGGTGGCGCGTGAGCACGGCCACATCCACCACAGCGCTGAACTCGACGCACCCCAACTGGTGCGGCTGCTGGAGCGCTGCGATGCCTTTCGCAAGCCCGCGCGCTTTGCCGAGGCACTGCTGGCCTGCGAGTGCATTGCGCGCGGCCGGCCCGGCTTCAAGGACGCGCCCTACCCGCCGCGCGCGCGGCTGCTCGCGGTGCTGAAGACTGCAGCCGCCGTCGCCACCGACGTCGTCGCGCGCCAGGCCCAGCAGGCCGGCGCGGCAGGTCCGCAGATCGGCGAAGCGATCCACCGCGCCCGCGTCGAAGCCGTCGCTGCATCGCTGGCCTGA
- a CDS encoding MgtC/SapB family protein, protein MSWRDEVLNTIASEFSDVTDVAQLTRIVLRLTLAAVLGFVLGFEREQQGKAAGVRTHMLVAIGSAMFVLIPQQTGIVPADMSRVIQGLVAGVGFLCAGTILKQGKDESHVQGLTTAAGLWMTAAIGMACGLGREATAVLSALLALVVLSLVPRLVNGVERVVGPSRSNGKSEAQRVIASTDDTPRA, encoded by the coding sequence ATGAGCTGGCGCGACGAAGTGCTCAACACCATCGCGTCCGAGTTCTCGGACGTGACCGACGTCGCGCAGCTCACGCGCATCGTGCTGCGCCTGACGCTGGCAGCCGTCCTGGGCTTCGTGCTCGGCTTCGAGCGCGAACAGCAGGGCAAGGCGGCCGGCGTGCGCACGCACATGCTGGTGGCCATCGGCTCGGCGATGTTCGTGCTGATTCCGCAGCAGACCGGCATCGTGCCTGCCGACATGAGCCGCGTGATCCAGGGGCTGGTGGCGGGCGTGGGCTTTCTGTGCGCCGGCACCATCCTCAAGCAGGGCAAGGACGAATCCCATGTGCAGGGCCTAACCACCGCGGCCGGGCTCTGGATGACGGCCGCGATCGGCATGGCCTGCGGGCTCGGGCGTGAAGCCACCGCCGTGCTGAGCGCACTGCTGGCGCTGGTGGTGCTGTCGCTGGTGCCGCGCCTCGTGAACGGGGTCGAACGCGTGGTCGGCCCGTCGCGCAGCAATGGCAAGAGCGAGGCGCAACGCGTGATCGCCTCGACGGACGACACGCCCCGCGCCTGA
- a CDS encoding lytic transglycosylase domain-containing protein, giving the protein MQFPSILASTRRRPRSATPALVFSAVLALAALLSQQPAAAQNNTNDDVLVQMKQAFQRGDKARLTALLPQARGHALEPWAAYWELKARLQEADPSEVQNFFARYPGTYQEDRLRNDWLLLLGQRRDWDGFSASIAGFRMGDDAQVRCYATLVDTLRSGTATQAQADEVRRNWFAQKDSDDGCLTAADRMVAARLLSPNDAWKKARLAIENNRPQAARGAVTIAAPDALPLFEELNASSAKFLAGRAFVAVKSRKELVVLALIKVAIADPELAASQLDSKWGPMLSAEERNWIWGTIGRQAATKLWPQAGTYFANVTKNSDLSDDMLGWRVRAALRAGQWKEVAPAINAMSEASQQDPTWVYWKARALASAGGDERRAQARDLYQGIAGSRGFYEMLALEELGQRTVAPTRPAPLTPEEKAAARSNPALNRGLYAIAIGLRSEGTREWNYATNLHDKGGMDDRALLAAADFACQREVWDRCINTSERTKGVVDVEQRFPMPFHDTVLRKAQDIGLDPAYVYGLIRQESRFIMDARSGVGASGLMQVMPATARWTARKIGLTDFTPGQINDRETNITIGTNYLKLALDDFDGSMALAAAAYNAGPGRPRNWRNGPVIEAAIWAENVPFAETRDYVKKVLANTTNYAAIISGRPQSLKERLGRVGPRDAAEPEPSKDLP; this is encoded by the coding sequence ATGCAGTTCCCAAGCATTTTGGCATCCACGCGCCGTCGCCCGCGCAGCGCAACACCCGCTTTGGTTTTTTCCGCTGTCCTGGCCCTCGCGGCGTTGCTTTCACAGCAACCCGCCGCCGCGCAGAACAACACCAACGACGACGTGCTGGTCCAGATGAAACAGGCCTTCCAGCGCGGCGACAAGGCCCGCCTGACGGCCCTGCTGCCGCAAGCGCGCGGCCATGCCCTCGAACCTTGGGCCGCCTACTGGGAACTCAAGGCACGCCTGCAGGAAGCCGACCCGAGCGAGGTACAGAATTTCTTCGCGCGCTACCCCGGCACCTACCAGGAAGACCGCCTGCGCAACGACTGGCTGCTGCTGCTCGGCCAACGCCGCGACTGGGACGGCTTCTCCGCCTCGATCGCGGGCTTTCGCATGGGCGACGACGCACAGGTGCGCTGCTACGCCACCCTGGTCGACACGCTGCGCTCCGGCACCGCCACCCAGGCGCAAGCCGACGAGGTGCGCCGCAACTGGTTCGCCCAGAAAGATTCCGACGACGGCTGCCTGACTGCCGCCGACCGCATGGTCGCGGCCCGCCTGCTGTCGCCCAACGACGCCTGGAAAAAGGCACGCCTGGCCATCGAGAACAATCGCCCGCAAGCCGCGCGTGGCGCCGTGACCATCGCCGCGCCCGACGCGCTGCCGCTGTTCGAGGAACTCAATGCCAGCTCGGCCAAGTTCCTGGCCGGCCGCGCCTTCGTGGCCGTCAAGTCGCGCAAGGAGCTGGTGGTGCTGGCGCTCATCAAGGTCGCCATTGCCGACCCCGAACTGGCCGCCTCGCAGCTCGACAGCAAGTGGGGCCCGATGCTCTCCGCCGAAGAGCGCAACTGGATCTGGGGCACCATCGGCCGCCAGGCTGCCACCAAGCTCTGGCCACAGGCGGGCACCTATTTCGCCAACGTCACGAAGAACAGCGACCTGTCGGACGACATGCTCGGCTGGCGCGTGCGCGCCGCGCTGCGTGCCGGCCAATGGAAAGAGGTGGCGCCCGCCATCAATGCCATGAGCGAGGCCTCCCAGCAAGACCCCACCTGGGTCTATTGGAAGGCCCGCGCGCTGGCCAGTGCCGGCGGCGACGAACGCCGCGCCCAGGCCCGCGACCTCTACCAGGGCATTGCCGGCTCGCGCGGCTTCTACGAAATGCTGGCACTCGAAGAGCTGGGCCAGCGCACGGTCGCGCCCACGCGCCCGGCGCCGCTCACACCTGAAGAAAAGGCCGCCGCGCGCAGCAACCCCGCGCTCAATCGCGGCCTCTACGCCATCGCGATCGGCCTGCGTTCCGAAGGCACGCGCGAGTGGAACTACGCCACCAACCTGCACGACAAGGGCGGCATGGACGACCGCGCGCTGCTGGCCGCCGCCGACTTCGCCTGCCAGCGCGAGGTGTGGGACCGCTGCATCAACACCAGCGAGCGCACCAAGGGCGTGGTCGACGTCGAGCAGCGCTTTCCGATGCCCTTCCACGACACCGTGCTGCGCAAGGCACAGGACATCGGCCTGGACCCGGCCTATGTCTACGGCCTGATCCGTCAGGAAAGCCGCTTCATCATGGACGCACGTTCCGGCGTCGGCGCCTCGGGCCTGATGCAGGTCATGCCTGCCACCGCACGCTGGACCGCCCGCAAGATCGGCCTGACCGACTTCACGCCCGGCCAGATCAACGACCGCGAAACCAACATCACCATCGGCACCAACTACCTGAAGCTGGCGCTCGACGACTTCGACGGCTCCATGGCGCTGGCTGCCGCGGCCTACAACGCCGGCCCCGGCCGTCCGCGCAACTGGCGCAACGGCCCGGTGATCGAAGCCGCCATCTGGGCCGAGAACGTGCCCTTCGCCGAAACCCGCGACTACGTGAAGAAGGTGCTGGCCAACACCACCAACTACGCCGCCATCATCAGCGGCCGGCCGCAGTCGCTGAAGGAGCGCCTGGGCCGCGTGGGCCCGCGCGACGCTGCGGAGCCCGAACCCAGCAAGGACCTGCCCTGA